Proteins from a genomic interval of Nostoc sp. TCL240-02:
- a CDS encoding DUF305 domain-containing protein, which translates to MQLLSLRNGFLVLTFSAIASAGGLMTGCTSIASQNQSQAPKATSTNTNDKQMMNHGGGMMNHSMGMDLGPADANLDLRFIDAMIPHHQGAVEMANVAQVKSKRPEIKKLAGDIIKSQNQEITQMKQWRQAWYPKAGDKPMAYNSQMGHTMEMSSDQMKTMMMSQDLGAADTEFDLRFINAMIPHHEGAVRMAKDALSKSQRPEIKKLAQAIIKAQNTEIKQMQQWRKTWYNK; encoded by the coding sequence ATGCAACTGCTATCTTTGAGAAATGGCTTTTTGGTGTTAACCTTTAGTGCGATCGCTTCAGCAGGTGGGTTAATGACAGGCTGTACTAGTATTGCTTCTCAGAACCAAAGCCAAGCACCAAAGGCAACCAGCACCAATACTAACGATAAGCAGATGATGAATCACGGTGGTGGCATGATGAATCACAGCATGGGAATGGATTTAGGTCCAGCCGATGCTAACCTTGATTTACGGTTTATCGACGCTATGATACCGCACCATCAAGGGGCTGTGGAAATGGCGAATGTTGCACAGGTGAAATCAAAACGTCCTGAAATCAAAAAATTAGCAGGCGATATCATCAAATCGCAAAACCAAGAAATCACTCAGATGAAGCAGTGGCGACAAGCTTGGTATCCCAAAGCGGGAGATAAACCAATGGCTTACAACAGTCAAATGGGCCATACGATGGAAATGTCATCTGACCAAATGAAAACTATGATGATGAGTCAAGATTTAGGTGCAGCTGATACTGAGTTTGATTTGCGCTTTATCAATGCGATGATTCCTCACCACGAAGGTGCTGTAAGAATGGCAAAAGATGCCTTAAGTAAGTCTCAGCGCCCTGAAATCAAAAAATTAGCTCAAGCAATTATCAAAGCACAAAATACAGAGATTAAGCAAATGCAGCAGTGGCGAAAAACTTGGTACAACAAGTAA
- a CDS encoding dynamin family protein — MQQQYEDYKDLADSLKSASALLNLERKSQLHQDIITICNHLVNPSFRIAVFGPFNHGKSTLLNAMLGNRTLPIDLIPTTGASISVKYGSDVRTRIMLVDSTEIYRSGTEILQQFAILDGNRQMRKDVASVEVFCPHPFLETGVEFLDLPGTNDRDEQDNLVREQLLSADLVIQLLDARKLMTLGERENLRDWLLDRGIKTVIFVANFLNLLEPDEQKQVQNRLLFVAESFRAELPPGFSNLYRVDALPALRARLKGDVAAANSSGLAAFETALQNIVGILQPNRGSVRLPRVQAIASQIQLSLKTKIDPLALEIKSFNDKQNSKIEIKQKAANLIYKGFATSIGELRDWLSLPKLLTKYQADAAVALAENKFKDWQTNIFKKDLNQLQLAAVKWLYQAYEFFQEERPQDLLIPFPSEPEVILPPKPNNNDDLSEPGSIAVGGGIGWLLGGPVGAAVVGSISYLLNKNIQKQDEQLAKESYHQEVAKLCITAIEDYLSSFSSQGLSILAEYERQAEKVICFEFSQEPVELTNKRESLQQLQNGFNGLLRELEKVKILSNHQFYKEIPKYTNINRKYSPQPERVKISLEKDPAVKQQQEKTAKNTRTRVESVSPPPKASPSPRPEEVEAKFRDWELNEEIVRMKAEMRTPGSQTSKQQNTTQSNKAPNQPKTQTEKDKITRAYGILGLKAYASQAEVKQAYRTLVKKWHPDLFVNQPQLLKQAQEKMHLVNDAYTILSDK; from the coding sequence ATGCAACAACAGTATGAAGATTATAAGGATTTAGCAGATTCTCTGAAATCTGCATCTGCGTTACTAAATTTAGAACGCAAATCACAATTACATCAAGATATAATTACCATTTGCAATCATCTAGTTAATCCTAGTTTTCGCATTGCGGTATTTGGCCCTTTTAATCATGGCAAGTCTACCTTACTGAATGCCATGCTAGGAAATCGCACCTTACCAATTGATTTAATCCCTACCACTGGTGCATCAATTTCCGTCAAGTATGGATCTGATGTGCGAACTCGCATTATGTTGGTAGATAGTACAGAAATCTATCGCAGTGGCACAGAAATTCTACAACAATTTGCAATTCTTGATGGCAATAGACAGATGCGAAAAGATGTAGCATCTGTAGAAGTTTTTTGCCCGCATCCCTTCTTAGAAACTGGTGTAGAATTTCTCGATTTACCGGGAACAAATGATAGAGATGAACAAGATAATTTAGTCAGAGAACAGCTTTTGAGTGCAGATTTAGTTATCCAATTACTAGATGCACGGAAATTGATGACTTTAGGTGAACGGGAAAACTTACGAGATTGGTTATTAGATCGCGGTATTAAAACAGTTATATTTGTTGCCAATTTTCTTAACTTACTCGAACCCGACGAGCAAAAACAAGTCCAAAATCGCCTGCTGTTTGTTGCAGAGAGCTTTCGAGCCGAACTACCTCCAGGTTTTAGCAATTTATATCGTGTTGATGCTTTACCTGCCTTAAGAGCCAGATTAAAAGGCGATGTTGCTGCTGCAAATAGTAGCGGGTTAGCAGCTTTTGAAACAGCTTTGCAAAATATTGTGGGGATTTTGCAACCAAATCGTGGTAGTGTGCGTTTGCCAAGAGTGCAAGCGATCGCTTCTCAAATTCAACTCTCATTAAAAACTAAAATTGACCCACTTGCTCTTGAAATAAAATCTTTTAATGATAAACAAAATAGTAAAATTGAAATTAAACAAAAAGCAGCTAACTTAATTTATAAAGGCTTTGCTACCAGCATAGGAGAACTACGCGATTGGCTATCATTACCTAAGCTACTTACAAAATATCAAGCTGATGCGGCAGTTGCATTAGCAGAAAATAAATTTAAAGATTGGCAAACAAATATTTTTAAAAAAGACCTGAATCAATTACAATTAGCTGCGGTTAAATGGCTTTATCAAGCTTACGAGTTTTTCCAAGAAGAACGACCGCAAGATTTATTAATTCCCTTTCCTAGTGAACCAGAAGTAATATTACCCCCAAAGCCAAACAATAATGATGATTTGAGTGAACCTGGTTCCATTGCTGTTGGTGGTGGTATTGGTTGGTTATTAGGCGGCCCAGTTGGCGCTGCTGTCGTCGGAAGTATTTCTTATTTGTTAAACAAAAATATCCAAAAACAAGACGAACAATTAGCAAAGGAATCTTATCATCAAGAGGTTGCTAAACTTTGTATAACTGCCATTGAAGATTATTTATCTAGTTTTAGCAGTCAAGGTTTATCTATTTTGGCTGAATATGAACGCCAAGCTGAAAAAGTAATTTGCTTTGAATTCAGCCAAGAACCAGTAGAACTTACTAATAAGCGTGAAAGTTTGCAGCAGTTACAAAATGGTTTTAATGGGTTGCTACGAGAGTTAGAAAAAGTCAAAATACTCTCAAATCATCAATTTTATAAAGAAATACCAAAATACACGAATATTAATAGAAAATATTCACCACAGCCAGAGAGAGTTAAAATTTCCCTGGAAAAAGATCCTGCTGTTAAGCAACAGCAGGAAAAGACTGCTAAGAATACTCGGACAAGGGTAGAATCTGTTTCTCCACCGCCAAAAGCTTCTCCGTCCCCACGTCCAGAAGAGGTGGAGGCGAAATTTCGTGATTGGGAACTCAATGAGGAAATAGTGCGGATGAAAGCAGAGATGCGAACGCCTGGTTCCCAAACTAGCAAGCAGCAAAATACAACTCAAAGCAATAAAGCACCCAACCAACCAAAAACCCAAACGGAAAAAGATAAGATTACTCGCGCCTACGGTATTTTAGGATTAAAAGCTTATGCTTCTCAGGCTGAGGTAAAGCAGGCTTATCGAACTTTAGTTAAAAAATGGCATCCAGATTTGTTTGTAAATCAGCCGCAACTGCTCAAACAAGCACAAGAAAAAATGCACTTAGTTAATGATGCTTACACAATCTTGAGTGATAAATAA
- a CDS encoding dynamin family protein, giving the protein MTNQVATDRFIQDLERVAQVRSEMSVCLSQLAETINKAELAGDYSSGKLSLERDIEDITVASKNLRQGVFRLLVLGDMKRGKSTFLNALIGENLLPSDVNPCTAVLTVLRYGPEKKVTIHFNDGKSPQQLDFQNFKYKYTIDPAEAKKLEQEKKQAFPDVDYAIVEYPLTLLEKGIEIVDSPGLNDTEARNELSLGYVNNCHAILFVMRASQPCTLGERRYLENYIKGRGLTVFFLVNAWDQVRESLIDPDDVEELQASENRLRQVFNANLAEYCTVEGQNIYDERVFELSSIQALRRRLKNSQADLDGTGFPKFMEALNTFLTRERAIAELRQVRTLARLACNHTREAVARRIPLLDQDVNELKKRIDSVEPEFNKLTGIRDEFQKEIINTRDTQARTISESFRSYVLNLGNTFENDFLRYQPELNLFDFLSSGKREAFNIALQKAFEQYITDKSAAWTLTAEKDINTAFKELSRSAAQYGASYNQITDQITEKLTGQDVKVHTTTTAEEDNSPAWAKWAMGLLSLSKGNLAGFALAGAGFDWKNILLNYFTVIGIGGIITAVTGILLGPIGFALLGLGVGFLQADQARRELVKTAKKELVKHLPQVAHEQSQVVYSAVKECFDSYEREVGKRINDDIVSRKSELDNLVKQKQTREINRESEFNRLKSLQEDVIAQLQKIEAAYSNLLAYYS; this is encoded by the coding sequence ATGACAAATCAGGTAGCAACTGACAGATTTATCCAAGATTTAGAGCGGGTTGCTCAAGTGCGATCGGAGATGTCTGTATGTTTGAGTCAATTGGCTGAAACAATTAATAAAGCTGAATTGGCTGGGGATTATTCATCAGGAAAACTCAGCTTAGAGCGAGATATTGAAGATATTACAGTAGCTAGTAAAAACCTTCGCCAAGGTGTATTTCGGCTTTTAGTCTTGGGCGATATGAAACGCGGTAAAAGTACGTTTCTTAACGCCTTAATTGGTGAAAACTTATTACCGAGCGACGTTAACCCTTGTACCGCAGTTTTAACAGTTTTACGCTATGGCCCAGAAAAGAAAGTTACCATTCATTTTAATGATGGTAAAAGTCCGCAACAATTAGATTTCCAAAACTTTAAATATAAATATACCATCGATCCGGCTGAAGCTAAAAAACTAGAGCAGGAGAAAAAACAAGCCTTTCCTGATGTTGATTATGCAATAGTTGAGTATCCCTTAACGCTACTAGAAAAGGGAATTGAAATTGTCGATAGCCCAGGATTGAATGATACAGAAGCGCGAAACGAATTATCTTTGGGTTATGTAAATAACTGTCATGCAATTTTGTTTGTGATGAGAGCTTCTCAACCTTGTACCTTGGGTGAGCGTCGCTACCTAGAAAATTATATTAAAGGTCGAGGGTTGACGGTTTTCTTCTTAGTTAACGCTTGGGATCAGGTGCGAGAATCATTGATTGATCCTGATGATGTTGAAGAATTACAAGCATCTGAGAATAGATTACGGCAAGTATTTAACGCCAATTTAGCAGAATATTGCACTGTAGAAGGTCAGAATATTTATGACGAAAGAGTGTTTGAGCTTTCGTCAATTCAAGCACTCAGACGACGGTTGAAGAACTCGCAAGCTGATTTAGACGGGACTGGCTTTCCGAAGTTTATGGAAGCCCTTAATACTTTTCTTACCAGAGAACGTGCGATCGCAGAACTCCGTCAAGTCAGAACCTTAGCTAGACTTGCCTGCAATCATACCCGCGAAGCAGTTGCTAGACGAATACCATTACTTGACCAAGATGTAAATGAATTGAAAAAACGGATTGATTCAGTAGAACCTGAGTTTAATAAACTCACAGGTATTCGAGATGAATTCCAAAAAGAAATTATCAATACCAGAGACACTCAAGCAAGAACGATTTCTGAATCTTTCCGCAGTTACGTTTTAAACTTAGGTAATACCTTTGAAAACGACTTCTTACGCTATCAGCCAGAATTAAATTTATTTGATTTCCTCAGTAGTGGGAAACGAGAAGCATTTAACATCGCACTGCAAAAAGCCTTTGAGCAATATATCACTGACAAATCTGCTGCTTGGACATTGACTGCTGAAAAAGATATTAATACAGCTTTTAAAGAACTTTCTCGCAGTGCCGCACAATATGGCGCGTCTTACAATCAAATCACAGATCAAATTACAGAAAAGCTCACCGGACAAGACGTAAAGGTACATACCACTACTACTGCTGAAGAAGATAATTCTCCGGCCTGGGCAAAATGGGCAATGGGATTGTTATCCTTATCTAAAGGAAATTTGGCTGGTTTTGCACTAGCCGGAGCTGGATTTGATTGGAAAAATATCTTGTTAAACTACTTCACTGTAATTGGTATTGGCGGGATAATTACAGCAGTGACGGGTATTTTGCTTGGCCCAATCGGGTTTGCATTGCTAGGCTTAGGAGTAGGATTTTTGCAAGCAGATCAAGCGCGTAGGGAGTTAGTTAAAACAGCGAAAAAAGAGTTAGTAAAACATCTACCACAAGTCGCACATGAGCAATCTCAGGTTGTATACAGTGCTGTGAAAGAGTGTTTTGATTCTTACGAAAGAGAAGTGGGTAAGCGGATTAACGATGATATTGTATCTCGCAAATCTGAATTAGATAATTTAGTTAAGCAGAAACAAACTCGCGAAATCAATCGTGAGAGTGAGTTCAATCGTTTAAAAAGCTTACAAGAAGATGTAATAGCTCAATTGCAAAAAATAGAGGCGGCGTATAGTAACTTATTAGCTTACTATAGCTAA
- a CDS encoding DUF3040 domain-containing protein, protein MTSERDRQKELQHRERTLREREVELRLREMETDIHTTDAAFHQTVKHQPDHKSWMKKLILGGKLFALGVVALVAVKIASVLAGFIIVGAMGWVSYKLFLESKKNNL, encoded by the coding sequence ATGACATCTGAAAGGGATCGCCAAAAAGAACTTCAACATCGAGAACGCACATTACGAGAACGAGAAGTTGAATTGCGACTTCGGGAAATGGAAACTGACATCCATACTACCGATGCGGCTTTTCATCAAACCGTGAAACATCAACCAGATCATAAATCTTGGATGAAAAAACTGATTCTGGGTGGAAAGCTGTTTGCTCTTGGTGTGGTAGCGCTAGTTGCAGTCAAAATAGCCTCAGTATTGGCTGGGTTTATTATTGTTGGTGCTATGGGGTGGGTGTCTTACAAACTATTTTTGGAATCTAAAAAAAACAATCTTTAA
- a CDS encoding tetratricopeptide repeat protein codes for MSLNFTFALSQQQTFELRCDYGSRRLDQTELAALIDSCEQNYYAQQQDYLPYLTQLGRQLYQWLDGKEGWLRKALDEADEQTINLDLIKTSEAQGLNPETERVALGLAHLPWELLNDGAEFLIERQNLSVLPVRFVQQRQTQVIGVQNRPLRLLFMATSPEDPRVALLGFEQEEANILQATKDQPLALIVEESGSVAELANLVQSYPEDYFDVFHLTGHGIIYTKNYSFLLPKGATLPDNTPCFITEDEVGNMQLTTVNDLAKAFRGRWPRITFLSGCHTGQVANKGTVPSMAQALVKAGAGIVLGWARPVYDRTGIVAAQALYQALATGATVEEAVKAAQQEMIEQKCTDWHLLRMYRDTRPIAELVTPLRTRNRERLTFTAPEQEFLDENNQVKVASRFEFVGRRRPLQRCLKALQETSDQIGVFIAGMGGLGKSTLAARLCTRVEMQRDNFARVVVIGPLDEIGLLTKLSNKFERFADVPALLNEPKVSLKGRLQNFFAAIEKEHNQPLLLVLDDFEQNIPVKDGSLRMTAEAYDILGAICAALEENGAESRLIVTCRYLKEDTLPPHRLHLESLAEMSSSDIDKICFPLDKEVRQQLKTQRIIHIADGNPRLLKWLLEVIQQPGIAADELLNRLEATEQKFRENILAQTLLDALEPEEQKFLARLSVFNLPVTVEIINAISPSVASLQKLVSLSLVESATTHPTQPANYRVTTILESLLETVLIQEEWQVTRQQAVREIHQVWWEENDNPTEAEALEIVRLGLLAKEQEIAVSVGHSIASNWVNDSRFVEALELCKQVLAVFQDYRILGTIAPAEEVLGFVQEAVTHYQQALDLCPEEELQEKAATLNNMAQVIAQQGDIPKAIALWEQSLEIKEQIGDVKGKAATLNNMALVFADQGDIPKAIALWEQSLEIKEQIGDVKGKATTLNNMALVFADQGDIPKAIALWEQDLEISEQIGDVKGKAATLNNMAQVFADQGDIPKAIALWEQSLEITEQIGDVKGKAATLNNMAQVIAQQGDIPKAIALWEQSLEIKEQIGDVKGKAATLNNMALVIAQQGDIPKAIALWEQSLEISEQIGDVKGKAATLNNMAQVIADQGDIPKAIALWEQSLEIKEQIGDVKGKAATLNNMAQVIADQGDIPKAIALWEQSLEIKEQIGDVKGKAATLNNMAQVIADQGDIPKAIALWEQSLEISEQIGDVKGKAATLNNMAQVIADQGDIPKAIALWEQSLEITEQIGDVKGKAATLNNMAQVIAQQGDIPKAIALWEQSLEIKEQIGDVKGKAATLNNMALVIAQQGDIPKAIALWEQSLEIKEQIGDVKGKAATLNNMAQVFADQGDIPKAIALYEQVVSTLAQISAYSDLVTVLSNLGLTDESNGLVYLAQAMWLTLRIQAPLSQTIRLINSLYNRVPQGDELEALLGATAMFFCNYRGEGHPQLEELQELSVNIISGAAVAQGIETPEAFQAWYVQQRLNNHEYFLPRLNQRLEEIVGDEWLFDRSQVSMGE; via the coding sequence ATGTCCCTAAACTTTACCTTCGCCCTCAGTCAACAGCAAACTTTTGAACTGCGCTGTGATTATGGCTCACGTCGCCTGGATCAAACGGAGTTGGCAGCGCTAATTGATTCGTGTGAGCAAAATTATTATGCTCAACAACAAGATTATTTACCCTATCTCACCCAGTTGGGACGGCAACTTTATCAATGGCTGGATGGTAAAGAAGGATGGTTGAGAAAGGCGCTGGATGAGGCGGATGAGCAAACGATTAATCTAGATTTGATTAAAACCAGCGAAGCGCAGGGGTTGAACCCAGAAACAGAACGGGTGGCGTTGGGTTTGGCACATTTGCCTTGGGAATTGCTAAATGATGGTGCAGAGTTTTTAATAGAACGCCAGAATCTTTCCGTCTTACCAGTGCGTTTTGTGCAGCAACGTCAAACCCAAGTGATTGGGGTACAAAATCGCCCATTGCGGTTGCTGTTTATGGCAACTTCACCGGAAGATCCCAGAGTTGCGCTACTAGGGTTTGAGCAGGAAGAAGCAAATATTTTGCAAGCAACTAAGGATCAACCTTTGGCGTTGATTGTTGAGGAAAGCGGCTCGGTTGCAGAGTTGGCTAATTTGGTGCAATCCTATCCAGAAGACTATTTTGATGTCTTTCACCTCACGGGACACGGGATAATTTACACCAAAAATTACAGCTTTTTGCTGCCAAAAGGTGCAACACTCCCAGATAATACACCTTGCTTTATCACTGAGGATGAAGTGGGGAATATGCAACTTACTACCGTCAATGATTTAGCTAAAGCCTTTCGCGGACGCTGGCCGCGTATAACTTTTCTCTCTGGTTGTCATACGGGACAGGTTGCTAATAAGGGGACAGTACCATCGATGGCGCAAGCGTTGGTGAAAGCAGGGGCAGGTATAGTTTTAGGTTGGGCGCGTCCGGTGTATGACCGCACAGGTATTGTAGCGGCACAGGCACTATATCAAGCTTTGGCGACGGGGGCAACTGTTGAAGAAGCGGTCAAAGCGGCGCAGCAGGAAATGATTGAGCAAAAATGCACCGACTGGCATCTGTTGCGGATGTATCGGGATACGCGCCCTATTGCCGAACTGGTGACACCTCTGAGAACAAGAAATCGTGAAAGGCTGACGTTTACAGCGCCAGAGCAAGAATTTCTGGATGAGAATAATCAAGTTAAAGTTGCGAGTCGGTTTGAATTTGTCGGACGCAGACGACCTTTGCAACGATGTCTCAAGGCTTTGCAAGAAACCAGCGATCAAATCGGGGTGTTTATTGCCGGGATGGGGGGACTGGGGAAAAGTACCCTGGCGGCGCGGTTATGTACGCGGGTGGAGATGCAGCGTGATAATTTTGCGCGAGTCGTGGTAATTGGGCCTTTGGATGAGATAGGTTTACTGACTAAGCTTTCTAATAAGTTTGAGCGGTTTGCAGATGTGCCCGCACTTTTGAATGAACCAAAAGTGTCTCTGAAAGGACGGTTGCAAAACTTTTTTGCAGCAATAGAAAAAGAACACAACCAACCCTTGCTGTTGGTGCTGGATGACTTTGAGCAAAATATCCCCGTTAAAGATGGCTCACTGCGGATGACGGCGGAAGCTTACGATATTTTAGGGGCGATTTGTGCGGCATTGGAAGAAAACGGGGCAGAAAGTCGCCTGATTGTCACCTGTCGTTATTTGAAAGAAGACACTTTGCCACCTCATCGTCTGCATTTGGAATCTTTGGCAGAGATGAGCAGCAGTGATATTGATAAAATCTGCTTTCCTTTAGATAAAGAAGTTAGGCAGCAGTTAAAAACTCAGAGGATTATCCACATTGCTGATGGTAATCCCCGGTTGCTGAAGTGGTTGTTAGAGGTGATTCAGCAACCAGGAATAGCGGCGGATGAATTATTGAATCGGCTGGAGGCGACTGAGCAGAAATTCCGCGAAAATATCTTGGCACAAACTCTGCTGGATGCATTGGAACCGGAAGAACAAAAGTTTCTCGCACGCTTGAGTGTGTTTAATTTGCCCGTTACTGTTGAAATCATTAACGCCATCTCCCCCTCTGTTGCTTCTCTGCAAAAGCTTGTCAGCCTCAGCTTAGTTGAGTCTGCCACCACTCACCCCACCCAGCCAGCTAATTATCGGGTGACGACAATTTTAGAATCGTTGCTAGAAACAGTGTTGATTCAGGAAGAATGGCAAGTAACGCGACAGCAAGCGGTGAGGGAAATCCATCAAGTTTGGTGGGAGGAAAATGACAACCCCACGGAAGCAGAAGCACTGGAAATTGTACGTTTGGGATTGCTGGCGAAAGAGCAGGAGATTGCTGTCAGCGTTGGACATAGCATTGCCAGCAATTGGGTGAACGATTCCCGCTTTGTGGAAGCTTTGGAGTTATGTAAGCAAGTTCTGGCAGTTTTTCAAGATTACCGCATCTTGGGAACCATTGCCCCTGCTGAAGAAGTTTTGGGTTTTGTGCAAGAGGCTGTTACCCATTATCAGCAAGCTTTAGACCTTTGCCCTGAAGAAGAATTGCAAGAAAAAGCCGCTACCCTCAACAATATGGCACAGGTAATCGCCCAACAAGGGGACATCCCAAAAGCGATCGCACTCTGGGAGCAATCCTTGGAAATAAAAGAGCAGATTGGCGATGTCAAAGGTAAAGCCGCTACCCTCAACAACATGGCACTGGTATTCGCCGACCAAGGGGACATCCCAAAAGCGATCGCACTTTGGGAGCAATCCTTGGAAATAAAAGAGCAGATTGGCGATGTCAAAGGTAAAGCCACTACCCTCAACAACATGGCACTGGTATTCGCCGACCAAGGGGACATCCCAAAAGCGATCGCACTCTGGGAGCAAGACTTGGAAATATCTGAGCAGATTGGCGATGTCAAAGGTAAAGCCGCTACCCTCAACAACATGGCACAGGTATTCGCCGACCAAGGGGACATCCCAAAAGCGATCGCACTCTGGGAGCAATCCTTGGAAATAACTGAGCAGATTGGCGATGTCAAAGGTAAAGCCGCTACCCTCAACAACATGGCACAGGTAATCGCCCAACAAGGGGACATCCCAAAAGCGATCGCACTCTGGGAGCAATCCTTGGAAATAAAAGAGCAGATTGGCGATGTCAAAGGTAAAGCCGCTACCCTCAACAACATGGCACTGGTAATCGCCCAACAAGGGGACATCCCAAAAGCGATCGCACTCTGGGAGCAATCCTTGGAAATATCTGAGCAGATTGGCGATGTCAAAGGTAAAGCCGCTACCCTCAACAACATGGCACAGGTAATCGCCGACCAAGGGGACATCCCAAAAGCGATCGCACTCTGGGAGCAATCCTTGGAAATAAAAGAGCAGATTGGCGATGTCAAAGGTAAAGCCGCTACCCTCAACAACATGGCACAGGTAATCGCCGACCAAGGGGACATCCCAAAAGCGATCGCACTCTGGGAGCAATCCTTGGAAATAAAAGAGCAGATTGGCGATGTCAAAGGTAAAGCCGCTACCCTCAACAACATGGCACAGGTAATCGCCGACCAAGGGGACATCCCAAAAGCGATCGCACTCTGGGAGCAATCCTTGGAAATATCTGAGCAGATTGGCGATGTCAAAGGTAAAGCCGCTACCCTCAACAACATGGCACAGGTAATCGCCGACCAAGGGGACATCCCAAAAGCGATCGCACTCTGGGAGCAATCCTTGGAAATAACTGAGCAGATTGGCGATGTCAAAGGTAAAGCCGCTACCCTCAACAACATGGCACAGGTAATCGCCCAACAAGGGGACATCCCAAAAGCGATCGCACTCTGGGAGCAATCCTTGGAAATAAAAGAGCAGATTGGCGATGTCAAAGGTAAAGCCGCTACCCTCAACAACATGGCACTGGTAATCGCCCAACAAGGGGACATCCCAAAAGCGATCGCACTCTGGGAGCAATCCTTGGAAATAAAAGAGCAGATTGGCGATGTCAAAGGTAAAGCCGCTACCCTCAACAACATGGCACAGGTATTCGCCGACCAAGGGGACATCCCAAAAGCGATCGCACTCTACGAACAAGTTGTTTCCACACTTGCACAAATAAGTGCATACAGTGATTTGGTAACAGTTCTGAGTAATTTAGGCTTAACGGATGAAAGTAACGGTTTGGTTTATCTAGCTCAAGCAATGTGGCTAACGCTGAGGATTCAAGCCCCTTTATCACAAACCATTCGGTTGATTAATTCTTTATATAATAGAGTGCCTCAAGGCGATGAACTAGAAGCTTTGCTAGGAGCAACGGCAATGTTCTTTTGCAACTACCGAGGTGAAGGTCATCCCCAGTTAGAGGAACTCCAAGAACTTAGTGTCAACATTATATCAGGGGCGGCAGTTGCCCAAGGAATTGAAACGCCGGAAGCTTTTCAAGCTTGGTATGTCCAGCAACGGCTCAATAATCATGAATATTTCCTCCCTCGACTCAATCAACGCTTAGAGGAGATAGTTGGCGATGAGTGGTTGTTTGACCGCAGTCAAGTTTCAATGGGTGAATAA
- a CDS encoding DUF433 domain-containing protein: protein MESQLIQSSPDILSGTPVFYGTRVPVQTLIDYLEAGDRLDDFLEDFPTVSRAQATAFLESLCCKSKYRP, encoded by the coding sequence ATGGAATCTCAACTAATACAGAGTTCTCCCGACATCCTTTCTGGTACACCCGTTTTCTATGGAACTCGCGTACCAGTACAAACATTGATTGATTATCTCGAAGCAGGCGATCGCCTTGATGACTTTCTAGAAGATTTTCCCACTGTGAGCCGCGCACAGGCAACAGCGTTTCTCGAATCACTCTGCTGTAAAAGCAAATACCGCCCTTAA
- a CDS encoding DUF433 domain-containing protein: MDWKQYIHSDPKILLGKPTVKETRLSVEFLLGLFAAGWTKQQVLENYPTLTSEALRAVFAFTAE, encoded by the coding sequence ATGGACTGGAAACAGTACATTCATTCAGATCCTAAAATTCTGCTGGGTAAGCCGACTGTTAAAGAAACTCGTTTATCTGTAGAGTTCTTATTGGGTTTGTTTGCTGCGGGATGGACAAAACAACAAGTGCTAGAAAATTATCCTACTCTCACCTCAGAAGCATTAAGGGCGGTATTTGCTTTTACAGCAGAGTGA